The Deltaproteobacteria bacterium genome window below encodes:
- a CDS encoding ABC transporter substrate-binding protein yields MKIIRCHTLILLFLLSCALPYPLRAADKLRIGYGAPSVAMSVLWITKEGRLFEKNGLDVEVLYLESALVQRALIAGNITFGEMTGSLMSAPKLQGADLVMVASFLNHLLYRLVARPEIKSTAELRGKRVGVSRFGAGADRATRLLLTKLGLNPEKDLTLIQVGGAPTRLAALMANSIDATIVEPPDHKKAQEAGLRMLANMEEMNVPFQHTGLVTTRAQLAKSPDVSRRVVKSFVEGIHLAMTHAEISKQAFRRYLRLQQDRDQEEALQVLRSFLPRKPFPTIDGFKAVFAELAEQIPAAKTADPKDFIDTRFLEELDRSGYIDGLYR; encoded by the coding sequence ATGAAAATAATCCGCTGCCACACACTAATCCTGCTTTTCCTCCTAAGCTGCGCGCTCCCTTATCCGCTTCGCGCCGCCGACAAGCTGCGCATCGGCTACGGCGCGCCATCGGTCGCAATGTCCGTCCTGTGGATCACCAAGGAAGGAAGACTGTTCGAGAAAAACGGCCTCGACGTCGAAGTGCTATACTTGGAAAGCGCCTTGGTGCAGCGCGCGCTGATCGCCGGCAACATCACCTTCGGCGAGATGACAGGCTCTTTGATGTCGGCGCCGAAATTACAAGGCGCGGATCTAGTCATGGTCGCCAGTTTTCTCAATCATCTTTTGTACCGGCTGGTCGCGCGCCCGGAAATCAAATCCACGGCGGAACTGCGCGGCAAACGGGTCGGCGTATCGCGTTTCGGCGCCGGCGCCGATCGCGCCACCCGCCTGCTGCTAACCAAGCTCGGTTTGAATCCGGAAAAGGATCTGACTTTGATCCAAGTCGGCGGCGCGCCGACGCGACTCGCCGCGTTAATGGCGAACAGCATCGACGCCACCATCGTCGAGCCGCCCGATCATAAAAAAGCCCAGGAAGCCGGCCTGCGCATGCTCGCCAACATGGAAGAGATGAACGTTCCCTTCCAGCACACCGGCCTGGTGACGACGCGCGCCCAGCTGGCGAAATCGCCGGACGTTTCACGCCGGGTGGTGAAATCCTTCGTCGAAGGCATTCATCTAGCGATGACCCATGCGGAAATTTCCAAGCAAGCGTTTCGCAGATATCTTCGCTTGCAGCAAGATCGCGATCAGGAAGAAGCGCTGCAAGTGTTGCGCAGTTTCCTGCCGCGTAAACCGTTTCCGACCATCGACGGCTTCAAAGCGGTCTTCGCCGAACTCGCCGAGCAAATCCCCGCGGCAAAAACCGCCGATCCAAAAGATTTTATCGACACGAGATTTTTGGAAGAGCTTGACCGCAGCGGTTACATCGACGGTTTGTATCGCTGA
- a CDS encoding MmgE/PrpD family protein, with the protein MIGSGTLTKQIAGYLARTGFDALDDDARRATKEHILYTLGTILAGSSAPGAMQVRAGAIALSGESNESSVLVTGEKLPAASAALANATMGHSRELDINDDRIAYKSSITVIPAALALAEKVGKVSGKEFMTAVCLGVDLGIRLGLATNPKPVHARAIALGPFASAAGCGKILKLDEDGMHNALGIAFCRSTVAGNSTTAPSLSKRLGVGFASQSGVVAATLASVGYPAAGEVLQGAAGFFQTFYQQEGDYVQLLDQLGSRFEIVLVGPKPFPSCRYTHCAVTGVLDLMRKHGIKAPDIQEVHVQIGERDMRSVGGWSEDEKKKKHRPEGVVDAQFSIPYTVAATLVSGGLSLEEFTDARIRSTEILHLAARVKTILTPEFDLGPMDVKPQVVEIVMRDGKAFSTKVIYPKGNPNNPVTSEELVNAFRGMASYAARPISGAKIDEAVDLALRLEEIDDVAVLAKLLTT; encoded by the coding sequence ATGATCGGCAGCGGCACCTTAACCAAACAAATCGCCGGCTATCTAGCGCGCACCGGATTCGACGCGCTCGATGACGACGCTCGGCGCGCCACCAAAGAGCATATTCTTTACACGCTCGGAACCATTCTCGCCGGTTCCAGCGCGCCAGGCGCCATGCAAGTACGCGCCGGCGCCATTGCCTTGAGCGGTGAGAGCAATGAAAGTTCGGTGCTCGTCACTGGAGAAAAACTCCCGGCCGCTTCGGCCGCGCTGGCTAACGCGACGATGGGCCACAGCCGCGAGCTCGACATCAACGACGACCGCATCGCCTACAAATCGTCCATCACTGTCATACCGGCTGCGCTCGCGTTGGCGGAAAAAGTCGGCAAAGTTTCCGGCAAAGAATTCATGACCGCGGTTTGCCTAGGCGTCGACCTCGGCATACGTCTCGGCCTGGCGACCAATCCGAAACCGGTGCACGCCCGCGCCATCGCGCTCGGTCCTTTCGCCAGCGCGGCAGGCTGCGGAAAAATTCTTAAATTGGACGAAGACGGCATGCACAACGCCCTCGGCATCGCCTTCTGTCGCTCCACCGTCGCCGGCAACAGCACCACGGCACCGTCGTTAAGCAAGCGGCTCGGCGTCGGCTTCGCATCGCAGAGCGGCGTAGTCGCGGCGACCCTCGCATCGGTCGGCTATCCGGCTGCAGGCGAAGTCTTGCAAGGCGCGGCCGGCTTCTTCCAAACCTTTTATCAACAAGAAGGCGATTACGTCCAACTGCTCGATCAACTCGGCAGCCGCTTTGAAATCGTTCTCGTCGGCCCAAAGCCTTTCCCTTCTTGCCGCTACACTCACTGCGCCGTCACCGGAGTTCTAGATCTCATGCGCAAGCACGGCATCAAAGCGCCGGACATCCAAGAAGTCCACGTGCAAATCGGCGAACGCGACATGCGCTCGGTGGGCGGCTGGAGCGAAGACGAGAAAAAGAAAAAGCACCGCCCCGAAGGCGTGGTCGACGCCCAGTTCAGCATTCCGTATACCGTCGCGGCCACACTCGTCAGCGGCGGCCTGTCGTTGGAAGAATTCACCGACGCAAGAATCCGCAGCACAGAGATTCTCCATCTCGCCGCGCGGGTAAAAACCATTCTCACGCCGGAATTCGATCTCGGTCCGATGGACGTCAAACCGCAGGTCGTCGAAATCGTCATGCGCGACGGCAAAGCATTCAGCACAAAAGTCATATATCCAAAGGGCAATCCGAATAACCCGGTGACATCGGAAGAACTAGTCAACGCCTTCCGCGGCATGGCAAGCTATGCGGCAAGACCGATTAGCGGCGCGAAGATCGATGAAGCGGTCGACCTGGCGCTGCGGCTAGAAGAAATCGACGATGTCGCGGTGCTGGCGAAATTGTTAACCACGTAG